Proteins from a single region of Streptomyces glaucescens:
- a CDS encoding Mrp/NBP35 family ATP-binding protein — MATEDAVREALATVNDPEINRPITELGMVKSVDIGADGTVAVTVYLTVSGCPMRDTITQRVTEAVSRVEGVTRVDVTLDVMSDEQRKELAAALRGGQTEREVPFAKPGSLTRVYAVASGKGGVGKSSVTVNLAAAMAADGLKVGVVDADIYGHSVPRMLGADGRPTQVENMIMPPSANGVKVISIGMFTPGNAPVVWRGPMLHRALQQFLADVYWGDLDVLLLDLPPGTGDIAISVAQLVPNAEILVVTTPQQAAAEVAERAGSIAVQTHQKIVGVVENMSGLPCPHCDEMVDVFGTGGGQLVADGLTRTTGTNVPVLGSIPIDVRLREGGDEGRPVVLTDPESPAGAALRAIAGKLGGRQRGLSGLSLGITPKNKF, encoded by the coding sequence ATGGCTACGGAAGACGCGGTGCGCGAGGCACTGGCGACGGTGAACGACCCCGAGATCAACCGACCCATCACCGAGCTGGGAATGGTCAAGTCGGTGGACATCGGGGCGGACGGCACGGTCGCCGTCACCGTGTACCTGACGGTCTCGGGCTGTCCCATGCGCGACACGATCACCCAGCGCGTGACCGAGGCGGTCTCCCGCGTCGAGGGCGTCACCCGCGTCGACGTCACGCTGGACGTGATGAGCGACGAGCAGCGCAAGGAGCTGGCGGCGGCGCTGCGCGGCGGCCAGACCGAGCGCGAGGTGCCCTTCGCCAAGCCCGGCTCGCTGACCCGCGTCTACGCGGTCGCCTCCGGCAAGGGCGGCGTCGGCAAGTCCTCGGTGACGGTCAACCTGGCGGCGGCGATGGCGGCCGACGGCCTGAAGGTGGGCGTGGTCGACGCCGACATCTACGGCCACTCCGTACCCCGCATGCTGGGCGCCGACGGACGGCCCACCCAGGTCGAGAACATGATCATGCCGCCGTCGGCGAACGGCGTGAAGGTCATCTCCATCGGCATGTTCACCCCGGGCAACGCTCCCGTCGTCTGGCGCGGCCCGATGCTCCACCGCGCTCTCCAGCAGTTCCTCGCGGACGTCTACTGGGGCGACCTGGACGTCCTGCTCCTGGACCTGCCGCCCGGCACCGGCGACATCGCGATCTCCGTCGCCCAGCTCGTCCCGAACGCCGAGATCCTGGTCGTCACGACCCCGCAGCAGGCCGCCGCCGAGGTGGCCGAGCGGGCCGGGTCGATCGCCGTGCAGACCCACCAGAAGATCGTCGGCGTGGTCGAGAACATGTCCGGTCTGCCCTGCCCGCACTGCGACGAGATGGTCGACGTCTTCGGCACCGGCGGCGGTCAGCTGGTCGCGGACGGCCTGACCCGCACGACGGGCACGAACGTCCCCGTCCTCGGCTCCATCCCGATCGACGTCCGGCTGCGCGAGGGCGGCGACGAGGGCAGGCCGGTCGTGCTGACAGACCCCGAGTCCCCGGCGGGCGCGGCGCTGCGCGCGATCGCGGGCAAGCTGGGCGGCCGCCAGCGCGGTCTGTCGGGCCTGTCGCTGGGGATCACCCCCAAGAACAAGTTCTGA
- a CDS encoding DUF1003 domain-containing protein, with translation MAPERETAREVRERDRMPAGATATARPRARLDLPRPPRPRLLPEWDPEAFGRLSERIARFLGTGRFIVWMTFVIIAWVLWNVSAPPALRFDEYPFIFLTLMLSLQASYAAPLILLAQNRQDDRDRVNLEQDRKQNERSIADTEYLTREVAALRIGLGEVATRDWIRSELQDLMRELEERTDGHHGRDDRHGRGDGARVFPADRSAGRDVDDR, from the coding sequence ATGGCGCCTGAGCGGGAGACGGCCCGGGAGGTCCGCGAGCGCGACCGGATGCCCGCCGGGGCCACCGCGACCGCCCGCCCCCGGGCCCGGCTGGACCTGCCGCGTCCGCCCCGGCCGCGGCTCCTGCCCGAGTGGGACCCGGAGGCCTTCGGGCGGCTCTCGGAGCGGATCGCGCGCTTCCTCGGCACCGGCAGGTTCATCGTCTGGATGACCTTCGTCATCATCGCGTGGGTGCTGTGGAACGTCTCCGCGCCGCCCGCGCTGCGCTTCGACGAGTACCCGTTCATCTTCCTGACGCTGATGCTGTCGCTCCAGGCCTCCTACGCCGCCCCGCTGATCCTGCTCGCGCAGAACCGCCAGGACGACCGCGACCGGGTCAACCTGGAGCAGGACCGCAAGCAGAACGAGCGGTCGATCGCGGACACCGAGTACCTGACCCGGGAGGTCGCCGCCCTGCGGATCGGTCTCGGCGAGGTGGCGACCCGCGACTGGATCCGCTCCGAGCTCCAGGACCTGATGCGGGAGCTGGAGGAGCGCACCGACGGCCACCACGGCAGGGACGACCGGCACGGGCGCGGGGACGGAGCGCGCGTATTCCCGGCAGATCGGTCGGCGGGACGTGACGTAGACGACCGCTGA
- a CDS encoding magnesium transporter MgtE N-terminal domain-containing protein yields the protein MAGVAPRIFVSHLAGIAVFDPTGDQVGRVRDLVVMLRVARRPPRLLGLVVELATRRRIFLPMTRVTGIESGQVITTGVLNVRRFEQRPTERLVFGELLDRRVTLVETGEEVTVLDLSVQQLPARRDWEIDRVFVRKGRKGGAFRRAKGETLTVEWSAVTGFSLEEHGQGAENLLATFEQLRPADLANVLHHLSPKRRAEVAAALDDDRLADVLEELPEDDQIEILGKLKGERAADVLEAMDPDDAADLLAELPKDEQERLLSLMQPSDAADMRRLMSYEEHTAGGLMTTEPIVLRPDATVADALARVRNPDLSPALAAQVYVCRPPDETPTGKYLGTVHFQRLLRDPPYTLVSSLVEDDLQALAPDAALPLVAGFFATYDMVAAPVVDESGSLLGAVTVDDVLDHMLPEDWRETEFHLDEGTAAHGA from the coding sequence ATGGCAGGGGTCGCTCCCCGGATCTTCGTCTCGCATCTCGCGGGGATCGCCGTCTTCGACCCCACCGGCGACCAGGTGGGCCGGGTGCGGGACCTCGTCGTGATGCTGCGGGTCGCCCGGCGGCCCCCGCGGCTGCTCGGCCTGGTCGTCGAACTCGCCACCCGCCGCCGCATCTTCCTGCCCATGACCCGGGTCACCGGCATCGAGTCCGGCCAGGTCATCACCACCGGCGTGCTCAACGTCCGGCGGTTCGAGCAGCGCCCCACCGAACGGCTCGTCTTCGGCGAGCTGCTGGACCGGCGCGTCACCCTCGTCGAGACCGGCGAGGAGGTCACCGTGCTGGACCTGTCGGTGCAGCAGCTCCCGGCCCGGCGCGACTGGGAGATCGACCGGGTGTTCGTCCGGAAGGGGCGCAAGGGCGGTGCCTTCCGCCGGGCCAAGGGCGAGACGCTGACCGTCGAGTGGTCGGCGGTCACCGGCTTCTCCCTGGAGGAGCACGGGCAGGGCGCCGAGAACCTGCTCGCCACCTTCGAGCAGCTGCGCCCCGCCGACCTGGCGAACGTGCTGCACCACCTCTCCCCCAAGCGCCGCGCGGAGGTCGCCGCCGCCCTCGACGACGACCGGCTCGCCGACGTCCTGGAGGAGCTGCCGGAGGACGACCAGATCGAGATCCTCGGGAAACTGAAGGGCGAGCGCGCGGCCGACGTCCTGGAGGCCATGGACCCGGACGACGCGGCGGACCTGCTGGCCGAGCTGCCGAAGGACGAGCAGGAGCGGCTGCTGAGCCTGATGCAGCCGTCCGACGCGGCCGACATGCGCCGGCTGATGTCGTACGAGGAGCACACGGCCGGCGGTCTGATGACCACCGAGCCGATCGTGCTGCGCCCGGACGCCACCGTCGCCGACGCGCTGGCCCGGGTCCGCAACCCCGACCTCTCCCCCGCGCTCGCCGCCCAGGTCTACGTCTGCCGCCCGCCCGACGAAACCCCCACCGGCAAGTACCTGGGCACCGTGCACTTCCAGCGGCTGCTGCGCGACCCGCCGTACACCCTGGTCAGCTCGCTCGTCGAGGACGACCTCCAGGCGCTCGCGCCGGACGCCGCGCTGCCCCTGGTCGCCGGGTTCTTCGCCACGTACGACATGGTGGCGGCACCCGTGGTGGACGAGTCGGGGTCGCTGCTGGGGGCGGTCACCGTGGACGACGTCCTGGACCACATGCTGCCGGAGGACTGGCGGGAGACCGAGTTCCACCTGGACGAGGGGACGGCCGCCCATGGCGCCTGA
- a CDS encoding magnesium and cobalt transport protein CorA, giving the protein MSMIRDLRAAVRPSRPALRKDTGGYDTTRDPATSSAVVDCAVYRDGARVQTPGTLAPQEAMRLVRRDGGFAWIGLHEPTESEFAGIAREFGLHPLAVEDAVQAHQRPKLERYDDSLFTVFKTIHYVEHDELTANSQVVETGEVMCFTGQDFFITVRHGGQGSLRGLRHRLQDDPELLSKGPSAVLHAIADHVVDGYIAVADAVQDDIEEVETEVFSPGRKGTPRGTDAGQIYQLKREVLEFKRAVSPLVRPLQLLSERPMRLIDPDIQKYFRDVADHLARVQEQVMGFDELLNSILQANLAQASVAQNEDMRKITSWAAIIAVPTMVCGVYGMNFDYMPELRWRFGYPMVLGITAMICFGIHRTLKRNGWL; this is encoded by the coding sequence ATGTCGATGATTCGCGACCTGCGCGCCGCCGTCCGCCCGTCCCGCCCCGCGCTGCGCAAGGACACCGGCGGCTACGACACCACCCGCGACCCGGCGACCTCCTCCGCCGTCGTCGACTGCGCCGTCTACCGCGACGGCGCCCGGGTGCAGACGCCCGGGACGCTCGCGCCGCAGGAGGCGATGCGGCTGGTCCGCCGCGACGGAGGCTTCGCCTGGATCGGGCTGCACGAGCCGACCGAGTCCGAATTCGCCGGGATCGCCAGGGAGTTCGGGCTGCACCCGCTGGCCGTGGAGGACGCCGTGCAGGCCCACCAGCGGCCCAAGCTGGAGCGCTACGACGACTCCCTCTTCACCGTCTTCAAGACGATCCACTACGTCGAGCACGACGAGCTGACCGCCAACAGCCAGGTGGTGGAGACCGGCGAGGTGATGTGCTTCACCGGCCAGGACTTCTTCATCACCGTCCGGCACGGCGGCCAGGGTTCGCTGCGCGGGCTGCGGCACCGGCTCCAGGACGACCCGGAGCTGCTGTCCAAGGGGCCCTCGGCGGTGCTGCACGCCATCGCCGACCACGTCGTCGACGGGTACATCGCCGTCGCCGACGCGGTGCAGGACGACATCGAGGAGGTGGAGACCGAGGTCTTCTCGCCGGGCCGCAAGGGCACCCCGCGCGGCACCGACGCCGGGCAGATCTACCAACTCAAGCGCGAGGTGCTGGAGTTCAAGCGCGCGGTGTCGCCGCTGGTGCGGCCGCTCCAGCTGCTGAGCGAGCGGCCCATGCGGCTGATCGACCCGGACATCCAGAAGTACTTCCGGGACGTCGCCGACCACCTGGCCCGGGTGCAGGAGCAGGTCATGGGCTTCGACGAGCTGCTGAACTCCATCCTCCAGGCCAACCTGGCCCAGGCGTCCGTGGCGCAGAACGAGGACATGCGGAAGATCACCTCGTGGGCCGCGATCATCGCCGTACCGACGATGGTGTGCGGGGTGTACGGGATGAACTTCGACTACATGCCGGAGCTGCGGTGGAGGTTCGGCTACCCGATGGTGCTCGGCATCACCGCGATGATCTGTTTCGGCATCCACCGCACGCTGAAGCGCAACGGCTGGCTCTGA
- a CDS encoding suppressor of fused domain protein: MADVLPLVEARLRSALGEPDARAAVTFLGTDRIEVLRFQEGDIVRYATLGMSAQPMTDPTAMLADPVKGPRVELVLSVRAGLADTDKVLRPLAVLAASPQVEGVVVAPGASLDVGDPLWPGAPFTSVLVAEPGGLVEDLELDAPMDPVRFLPLLPMTPNEAAWKRVHGAQALQERWLNHGTDLRDPRRASVPLG, encoded by the coding sequence ATGGCTGATGTTCTCCCTTTGGTCGAAGCCCGGTTGCGCAGCGCGCTGGGTGAGCCGGACGCCCGCGCCGCGGTCACCTTCCTCGGCACGGACCGCATCGAGGTGCTGCGCTTCCAGGAGGGGGACATCGTCCGCTACGCCACCCTCGGCATGTCCGCCCAGCCCATGACCGACCCCACGGCGATGCTCGCCGATCCGGTGAAGGGCCCCCGTGTCGAGCTGGTGCTCTCCGTGCGCGCCGGGCTCGCCGACACCGACAAGGTGCTCCGCCCGCTCGCCGTGCTCGCCGCGTCCCCGCAGGTCGAGGGAGTGGTCGTGGCCCCCGGTGCCTCCCTGGACGTGGGCGATCCGCTGTGGCCCGGTGCCCCCTTCACCTCCGTGCTGGTCGCCGAGCCGGGCGGTCTGGTGGAGGACCTGGAGCTGGACGCGCCGATGGACCCCGTGCGGTTCCTGCCGCTGCTGCCGATGACCCCCAACGAGGCGGCCTGGAAGCGGGTGCACGGCGCCCAGGCCCTCCAGGAGCGCTGGCTGAACCACGGGACGGACCTGCGCGATCCGCGGCGCGCGTCCGTTCCGCTCGGGTGA
- a CDS encoding DUF6758 family protein, translating to MRGEPSCPKCGGRVRAPGLFADSWQCDVHGAVYPLQPVVPPSVEALAVVVRRAQVPVWMPWPLPIGWLYTGVLCAGDDRSGGRATALACSGPSPLGGAGELILVAEELGVGLGARYAGVDGPDPGPYVDVEKPPQAKVLAAGRPTPLWHVTGTPDDRAVFAGEALGLWLWAVAWPEQSGLLMYDELVLTDLRDAGAEMELVPCGALSPRLLSP from the coding sequence ATGAGGGGCGAACCCAGTTGCCCGAAGTGCGGTGGCCGGGTCAGGGCGCCCGGACTCTTCGCCGACTCCTGGCAGTGCGATGTCCACGGCGCGGTGTACCCGCTGCAGCCCGTGGTCCCGCCCAGCGTCGAGGCCCTCGCCGTCGTGGTGCGTCGCGCGCAGGTGCCGGTGTGGATGCCGTGGCCCCTGCCGATCGGCTGGCTCTACACGGGTGTGCTCTGCGCGGGTGACGACCGCAGCGGCGGGCGCGCCACCGCTCTGGCCTGCTCGGGACCGAGCCCGCTGGGCGGTGCCGGCGAGCTGATCCTGGTGGCGGAGGAGCTGGGTGTCGGGCTCGGCGCGCGCTACGCGGGCGTCGACGGACCCGATCCCGGACCGTACGTCGACGTCGAGAAACCGCCGCAGGCCAAGGTGCTCGCCGCCGGCCGGCCCACCCCGCTCTGGCATGTCACCGGCACGCCGGACGACCGCGCGGTGTTCGCCGGCGAGGCGCTCGGGCTGTGGCTGTGGGCCGTGGCCTGGCCGGAGCAGTCGGGGCTGCTGATGTACGACGAGCTGGTGCTGACGGATCTGCGGGACGCGGGCGCGGAGATGGAGCTCGTCCCCTGCGGGGCGCTGTCGCCGCGGTTGCTCTCACCGTAG
- a CDS encoding PHP domain-containing protein, whose translation MRIDLHSHSTASDGTDTPAELVREAAAAGLDVVALTDHDTTRGHAEAIAALPPGLTLVTGAELSCRVDGISMHMLAYLFDPEEPALLAERELVRDDRVPRAKGMIARLNELGVPVTWEQVARIAGDGSVGRPHVASALVELGVVATVSDAFTQDWLADGGRAYVEKHETDPFEAIRLVKGAGGVTVFAHPGAAKRGRTVPESTIAELAAAGLDGIEVDHMDHDPDTRARLRGLAKELGLLVTGSSDYHGSRKTCVLGEYTTDPEVYGEITRRATGAFPVPGTGGAI comes from the coding sequence GTGCGCATAGACCTGCACAGCCACTCCACGGCGTCCGACGGCACGGACACCCCGGCCGAACTGGTGCGCGAGGCCGCCGCGGCAGGGCTCGACGTGGTCGCGCTGACCGACCACGACACCACCCGCGGGCACGCCGAGGCGATCGCCGCCCTGCCGCCGGGGCTGACCCTGGTCACCGGGGCCGAGCTGTCCTGCCGTGTCGACGGGATCAGCATGCACATGCTGGCCTACCTGTTCGATCCGGAGGAGCCCGCCCTGCTCGCCGAGCGGGAACTGGTGCGCGACGACCGGGTGCCGCGCGCCAAGGGCATGATCGCCCGGCTGAACGAGCTGGGCGTGCCCGTCACCTGGGAGCAGGTCGCGCGGATCGCCGGGGACGGTTCCGTGGGGCGGCCGCACGTCGCCTCCGCCCTCGTCGAGCTGGGCGTCGTGGCCACCGTGAGCGACGCGTTCACCCAGGACTGGCTCGCCGACGGCGGCCGGGCGTACGTCGAGAAGCACGAGACCGACCCCTTCGAGGCCATCCGGCTCGTCAAGGGCGCGGGCGGGGTCACCGTCTTCGCGCACCCCGGGGCCGCCAAGCGCGGCCGCACGGTGCCGGAGTCCACGATCGCCGAGCTGGCCGCCGCCGGCCTGGACGGCATCGAGGTCGACCACATGGACCACGACCCGGACACCCGGGCGCGGCTGCGCGGCCTGGCCAAGGAGCTCGGGCTGCTCGTCACCGGTTCCAGCGACTACCACGGCAGCCGCAAGACGTGTGTGCTCGGCGAGTACACGACCGACCCCGAGGTGTACGGGGAGATCACCCGGCGGGCGACCGGGGCGTTCC